In the Diorhabda carinulata isolate Delta chromosome 9, icDioCari1.1, whole genome shotgun sequence genome, one interval contains:
- the LOC130897996 gene encoding probable serine hydrolase, producing the protein MSFRKTIFINSTSRPKIYYASIRKVSSVKRQFKEVEIRVPWGFVAGKWWEPYDVRPILALHGWQDNCQTFDRLIPLLNNNVGFLAIDLPGHGYSSHLPHGMVYFALHYVMVIKSISRDFNWSKVSLLGHSLGAITSFLYSTLFPAEVDFLMCLDAVKPMATPHRYKYLSKSIEAFFKYNEFVNNSTEPPSYTIEEIEALVAKPNKNSIDLQYTKYIYERNIAPSKLHPGKYYFTRDPRLKIGNLNTINQRDIVEISQQLTMPIFIAKSKTSSYYEPKENYYEIVDILKRVSADCDFNYVDGTHHFHLNNPECVASIMTNFIRRHNTEDRNIGGIKKDVVVDRI; encoded by the exons ATGTcatttagaaaaacaatttttataaattccacATCGAGACCGAAGATATATTATGCAAGTATACGAAAGGTGTCTTCAGTAAAAAGACAGTTTAAAGAAGTAGAAATTAGAGTTCCTTGGGGTTTTGTAGCTGGAAAATGGTGGGAACCTTACGATGTTAGGCCTATTCTAGCCTTACATGGTTGGCAA GATAATTGTCAGACATTTGATAGGTTGATACCattgttaaataataatgtgGGTTTTCTGGCAATTGATCTCCCTGGTCATGGATATTCATCACACTTACCTCATGGTATGGTATATTTTGCCTTACACTATGTTATGGTCATCAAAAGTATATCAAGGGATTTTAATTGGTCGAAAGTATCTTTATTGGGACATTCCTTAGGTGCCATAACATCATTTTTATACTCCACCTTGTTTCCAGCAGAAGTAGATTTTTTAATGTGTTTAGATGCAGTTAAACCTATGGCTACACCTCATCGATATAAATATTTGAGTAAATCTATTGaggctttttttaaatataatgaatttgtaaataattcaacAGAACCTCCTAGTTATACCATAGAAGAAATAGAAGCCTTAGTCgcgaaaccaaataaaaattcaattgatttaCAATATaccaaatatatttatgaaagaaATATTGCTCCATCCAAGTTACACCCTG gtaaATACTATTTCACTAGAGATCCTCGACTTAAAATTGGTAACTTGAATACTATTAACCAAAGAGATATTGTCGAAATATCTCAACAACTTACAATGCCAATTTTTATAGCCAAATCAAAAACTTCCAGTTATTACGAaccgaaagaaaattattatgaaattgttgatattttgaaaagagtAAGCGCAGATTGCGATTTTAATTATGTGGATGGTACgcatcattttcatttaaataatccCGAATGTGTGGCGAGCATTATGACGAATTTCATCAGGCGTCATAATACTGAAGATAGAAATATAGGGGGCATTAAAAAAGATGTTGTAGTTGACCgtatatga
- the LOC130897995 gene encoding histone acetyltransferase type B catalytic subunit — translation MADSSLNCHSNDFEDTMIMYKKEANAVVSFNIVYEKQDVIQPVLTFKPVMSHQIFGENECIFGYRSLAIDLYYLHNSAKCYVNVSSSGIVESDVYKPDNIMECLNPWLPENFTTNKEEFIKLIKEESHDVIFGKVLHTFTAKGKFHLHPKTQVNVTYKITQCDLKDENFKMFHSRFETYVIWFIDGANYIDLADPKWEIFYVYEEKKSPQTQQLYVTPVGFCTVYKFYSYPQNIRSRISQFFILPTHQKRGIGTELYKTVFKVFLEDPICTDITVEEPTSTFQKIRDIHDCCLVNSQLRAKEMSILSTPVKTVFEIVKKQKLCKKQCQRVYDILCGFEAFPFKQSYDQFLTKINKRIQNEVKDKMKTAKRMRNQQGEAVSILLDQNAIAEAEFKRYKEDLEMAIKYIGNVFC, via the coding sequence atggCTGATTCAAGTTTAAATTGTCACAGTAACGATTTTGAAGACACGATGATTATGTACAAAAAAGAGGCTAATGCTGTAGTAAGCTTCAATATTGTGTATGAAAAACAAGATGTAATTCAGCCAGTTTTAACTTTTAAACCTGTAATGTCCCATcaaatttttggagaaaatgaATGTATATTTGGATACAGGTCTCTAGCTAtcgatttatattatttacacaATTCTGCAAAGTGTTATGTGAACGTGTCTTCTTCTGGAATAGTTGAAAGTGATGTGTATAAACCTGATAATATAATGGAGTGTCTTAACCCTTGGTTACCTGAAAATTTCACCACTAACAAAgaagaatttatcaaattaatcaAAGAGGAATCTCATGATGTTATTTTCGGTAAAGTTTTGCATACATTTACTGCTAAAGGTAAATTCCATTTACACCCAAAGACTCAAGTAAATGTTACATATAAAATTACTCAATGTGATcttaaagatgaaaattttaaaatgttccaCAGTAGATTCGAGACTTACGTTATATGGTTTATTGATGGTGCCAATTATATAGATCTTGCTGATCCCAAATGGGAAATTTTCTATGTTTATGAAGAGAAAAAAAGCCCACAAACACAACAATTATATGTCACGCCAGTTGGTTTTTGTACTGTTTACAAGTTTTATTCCTATCCACAGAATATTAGAAGTAGAATTAGTCAATTTTTCATTCTACCAACGCATCAAAAAAGGGGAATCGGAACTGAACTTTATAAAACAGTATTTAAAGTCTTCCTAGAGGATCCTATATGTACAGACATTACAGTCGAAGAACCAACATCAACTTTCCAAAAAATTAGAGATATTCATGACTGTTGCTTAGTTAATAGTCAGTTAAGAGCCAAAGAAATGTCTATTCTTAGCACTCCTGTTAAAACTGTATTTGAAatagtgaaaaaacaaaaactgtgTAAAAAACAATGTCAACGAGTATATGATATCTTATGTGGTTTTGAAGCTTTTCCATTTAAACAAAGTTATGACCAGTTTTTGACTAAGATAAATAAACGAATCCAAAATGAGGTGAAGGATAAAATGAAAACTGCTAAAAGAATGCGTAATCAACAAGGAGAAGCAGTAAGCATATTACTCGATCAAAATGCTATTGCTGAAGCCGAATTCAAGAGATACAAAGAAGATTTAGAAATGGCGATTAAGTACATTGGAAATGTTTTTTGCTAA